A genome region from Dickeya chrysanthemi NCPPB 402 includes the following:
- a CDS encoding DUF2786 domain-containing protein, with protein sequence MSDSNKEKYLEKIKKLLNLARRSTNENEAANAISQAQNLMRAHGLNESDIDLMDIKESGSKDSPSHAEKLPQYVVYLANLLSHAFGVRCYYTQSFLGRTVVFYGPNERPQVAAYGFDVLTRQLRRARTDYIASLRKSIKRSTKINRADQFCEGWISGAWKAISAFSVNEREKTLMESYRKIKLEGDGFSTLKSREAKKCRGDEDARWAGYQAGKEAKLHHAVNGTGQDAVAKIERK encoded by the coding sequence ATGTCGGACAGCAATAAAGAAAAATACCTGGAAAAGATTAAGAAGCTGTTGAATCTGGCACGCCGGAGCACAAACGAAAATGAGGCGGCAAATGCCATCAGCCAGGCACAAAATTTGATGCGTGCTCATGGACTGAATGAATCAGATATTGACCTGATGGATATTAAAGAATCCGGTAGTAAGGATTCACCGTCTCACGCTGAAAAGTTACCACAATATGTGGTTTATCTGGCCAATTTGCTCAGCCATGCATTCGGCGTGCGCTGTTACTACACTCAGTCGTTTTTAGGGAGAACCGTTGTTTTTTATGGCCCGAACGAAAGGCCACAGGTTGCGGCGTATGGTTTTGATGTCTTAACACGTCAATTGCGCAGGGCCAGGACTGATTACATCGCATCCCTGCGCAAAAGCATCAAACGCAGCACCAAGATCAATCGTGCCGACCAGTTCTGCGAAGGGTGGATATCTGGAGCGTGGAAGGCAATCAGCGCCTTCTCCGTTAATGAAAGAGAGAAAACTCTGATGGAATCCTATCGCAAGATAAAACTTGAAGGCGATGGTTTCAGTACGCTGAAAAGCCGTGAGGCTAAGAAATGCCGGGGTGATGAAGATGCTCGCTGGGCTGGGTATCAGGCAGGCAAAGAAGCCAAATTGCATCATGCTGTTAATGGTACGGGGCAGGATGCTGTGGCGAAGATTGAGAGAAAATAG
- a CDS encoding VENN motif pre-toxin domain-containing protein, whose product GTDAVQGAQSAQVAVENNYLSVSEKSELEIAKQKLRDSKDPAEREQAEKDVARLTELDISRDKKVIAACGNGNAASAGCAAARLEAYQAKVEYENTGPYNSRASQQYGDAYGQIVNLLNITSVDAQNQQQVRDAMVNYAMKQLGVDKATAEQYISTYDGIKIIAASVSPIIIGEAAKTRLTDLVGKVNSSEVGQTSRIVKTYGPHEEGPLGNPNDLNSAASTFRSGTYAEKVAEEDMYLYRDYGGKARVNGRYWTLEPSKGPVQSQIDSAVLPEWGNSFENQAIMKIPKGTKFYEGPAAPQTGTKGTRPELIGGGTQVYLPSLKDEWIIKK is encoded by the coding sequence GGCACGGATGCGGTGCAGGGCGCACAGTCGGCACAGGTGGCGGTGGAGAATAACTATCTGAGTGTCTCTGAGAAATCGGAGCTTGAGATAGCGAAGCAGAAACTCCGCGACAGCAAAGACCCGGCAGAGCGTGAACAGGCGGAGAAAGACGTTGCCCGGTTAACGGAGCTGGATATCTCAAGGGATAAGAAAGTTATCGCCGCCTGCGGTAACGGAAATGCTGCCAGTGCGGGTTGTGCAGCCGCGCGGCTGGAGGCTTATCAGGCCAAAGTGGAGTATGAAAACACAGGTCCCTATAACTCCAGAGCCAGCCAGCAGTACGGCGATGCCTACGGCCAGATAGTGAACCTGCTGAATATAACCAGTGTGGATGCACAGAATCAGCAGCAGGTCAGGGATGCGATGGTTAACTACGCTATGAAACAACTTGGCGTGGATAAGGCTACTGCGGAGCAATATATCTCTACATATGATGGAATAAAAATAATTGCTGCATCTGTATCTCCTATAATAATTGGGGAAGCAGCTAAAACCAGATTAACTGATTTGGTTGGTAAGGTTAATTCATCTGAAGTTGGCCAGACATCAAGGATTGTTAAAACATATGGCCCGCATGAAGAGGGACCATTAGGAAACCCTAATGATTTAAATTCCGCTGCATCAACCTTTAGAAGTGGTACATATGCTGAAAAAGTTGCAGAAGAAGATATGTATCTTTATCGTGACTATGGTGGTAAGGCAAGGGTAAATGGTCGTTATTGGACATTGGAGCCTTCTAAAGGACCTGTACAGTCTCAAATTGATAGCGCTGTATTGCCTGAGTGGGGTAATTCATTTGAAAATCAAGCGATTATGAAGATACCTAAAGGTACTAAATTCTATGAGGGACCTGCTGCACCACAAACAGGAACAAAAGGCACACGACCTGAATTAATTGGTGGTGGTACGCAGGTATATTTACCTAGTTTGAAAGATGAATGGATTATTAAAAAATGA
- a CDS encoding host-nuclease inhibitor Gam family protein yields the protein MKSKKRLKAVAAPYVAQTKDEVIAGIKQLGDIQRELIRVETEMNDSIAEITASHSPAIEQLKAKMEELQSGIQTWCEAHRDELTNGGKVKFANLTTGEVQWRNRPPSVSIRGVESVIEFLKHQKLSRFIRVKEEINKDAILNEPTAVKNIPGITIKKDVEDFSIIPFEQEVV from the coding sequence ATGAAAAGTAAAAAGCGGCTTAAAGCTGTGGCGGCACCGTACGTCGCGCAGACAAAAGACGAGGTTATCGCGGGAATTAAACAGCTCGGCGATATTCAGCGTGAATTAATCCGTGTTGAAACAGAAATGAATGACTCAATCGCCGAGATTACTGCCAGTCATTCCCCCGCTATTGAGCAGTTGAAAGCCAAAATGGAGGAGCTGCAAAGCGGCATCCAGACATGGTGCGAGGCACACAGGGACGAGCTAACAAATGGTGGAAAGGTCAAGTTCGCCAACCTGACTACAGGTGAGGTGCAGTGGCGCAACCGTCCGCCTTCAGTCAGCATTCGCGGTGTTGAATCTGTTATCGAGTTTTTGAAACACCAGAAATTGAGCCGGTTTATCCGCGTGAAAGAGGAAATTAATAAAGATGCCATTCTCAATGAACCGACAGCAGTAAAAAATATTCCTGGCATCACCATCAAAAAAGACGTGGAGGATTTTTCTATTATTCCTTTTGAGCAGGAGGTGGTTTGA
- a CDS encoding gp16 family protein, with translation MNKTQLIKLIHIAKRDLRLDDDTYRQVLTNTTKKNSTRDMTVPQLVIVLEAMKKRGFKVKPAKKAVTGRKLDDAPQSRKIRSLWLEMADKGIVRERSEAALAAFVRRETGIDGLQWLNSEQASHVIEKLKKWQYRELNARKIS, from the coding sequence ATGAACAAGACCCAGTTAATTAAGCTCATCCATATCGCCAAGCGTGATTTGCGCCTCGACGATGACACATATCGCCAGGTTCTGACAAACACGACAAAGAAGAACTCTACGCGGGACATGACAGTCCCGCAGTTAGTTATAGTGCTGGAGGCGATGAAAAAGCGTGGCTTCAAGGTTAAGCCCGCTAAAAAGGCTGTGACTGGCCGCAAACTGGACGATGCGCCCCAGTCTCGGAAAATCCGGTCTTTGTGGCTGGAAATGGCAGATAAGGGCATCGTCCGTGAACGCTCTGAAGCCGCCCTGGCGGCGTTTGTACGACGGGAAACCGGTATTGATGGTTTGCAATGGCTTAATTCAGAACAGGCCAGCCATGTAATTGAGAAGCTGAAGAAGTGGCAATATCGGGAACTCAACGCGAGGAAAATATCATGA
- a CDS encoding Mor transcription activator family protein, producing the protein MNGDNNFRSKGPELLIELAQHTAITAREVVDTISPEVAEQIGEAVASKMMQVWGGQNVYFPMGMAWKVSQRDRQIFAAFNGHNHHELARQFGCSLQWVYSVVKRVRKDELARMQGRLFDDDRDAE; encoded by the coding sequence ATGAACGGTGATAACAACTTCCGCAGCAAGGGGCCAGAACTGCTTATTGAACTGGCGCAGCATACAGCAATCACGGCTCGTGAAGTCGTTGATACAATCAGCCCTGAAGTGGCGGAGCAGATCGGCGAGGCTGTTGCAAGCAAGATGATGCAGGTGTGGGGGGGCCAGAACGTTTACTTCCCGATGGGCATGGCGTGGAAAGTCAGTCAGCGCGACCGCCAGATTTTCGCTGCGTTCAATGGCCATAACCATCACGAACTTGCGCGCCAGTTTGGGTGCTCGCTGCAATGGGTATACAGCGTTGTGAAACGAGTCAGGAAAGATGAGTTGGCTCGAATGCAAGGCAGGTTGTTTGACGATGACCGGGACGCGGAATAA